In Gossypium raimondii isolate GPD5lz chromosome 12, ASM2569854v1, whole genome shotgun sequence, a single window of DNA contains:
- the LOC105762803 gene encoding scopoletin glucosyltransferase — protein MDVDATENPKLHVLFFPFMGHGHMIPMVDMAKLFAMRGVKTTIVTTPLNVPFISTTIERSKNSGFDIHIKVLNFPCVEAGLPEGCENLDSIPSSQGVNLDMIAKFFKAADMFEQPFEQLIQECKPDCLLVDMFFTWASDIANKYDIPRLMFNGCSFLSLCISDSVNLYEPQKKVKSGSEPFVFPNVPGDIKLTRDQMAVIFTQNEENELTRSVKKWREAELKSYGFIVNSFYELEAAYVDHYRNVIGRKAWHVGPVSLCNRAIEDKLDRGKKPSVDEQKCLSWLDSKQPKSVVFICFGTAVDFNAAQLTEIAFAIEATGQHFIWVVKKEKSNNEEDWLPEGFEERTEGKGLMIRGWAPQVLILDHEAVGAFMTHCGWNSTLECVSAGLPMVTWPVFAEQFYNEKLVTDVLKIGVGVGTKKWKEVVGDFVKRDAIEKAVKEIMVGEKAEEMRSRAKALGEMAKRAVEEGGSSFRDLNDLIQQLSSRRR, from the coding sequence atggatGTTGACGCGACTGAGAATCCTAAGCTTCATGTTTTGTTCTTTCCTTTCATGGGGCACGGCCATATGATACCCATGGTTGATATGGCCAAGCTGTTCGCTATGAGAGGTGTAAAGACAACCATCGTCACCACTCCACTTAATGTTCCTTTCATCTCCACCACCATCGAAAGAAGCAAGAATTCAGGCTTCGATATCCACATCAAAGTCCTCAACTTTCCTTGTGTTGAAGCTGGATTGCCCGAGGGCTGTGAAAACCTTGATTCCATCCCAAGTTCCCAAGGAGTCAACTtggatatgattgccaaattcTTCAAGGCCGCAGATATGTTTGAACAACCCTTTGAGCAGCTCATACAAGAATGTAAACCAGATTGCTTGCTCGTCGATATGTTTTTCACTTGGGCCAGTGATATTGCAAACAAGTACGACATCCCCAGGTTGATGTTTAATGGTTGCAGTTTCTTGTCGTTGTGTATATCAGATTCTGTTAATCTATATGAGCCACAGAAGAAAGTCAAATCAGGTTCTGAACCTTTTGTGTTTCCTAACGTTCCTGGTGATATTAAACTCACAAGAGATCAGATGGCTGTTATTTTTAcacaaaatgaagaaaatgaactTACCAGGTCGGTTAAAAAATGGAGAGAAGCAGAGCTGAAAAGCTATGGGTTCATCGTCAACAGTTTCTATGAGCTAGAAGCCGCTTATGTCGATCACTACAGGAACGTTATAGGAAGAAAGGCATGGCATGTTGGCCCTGTTTCACTGTGCAATAGGGCCATTGAAGATAAATTAGATAGAGGGAAGAAACCATCGGTCGATGAACAAAAATGTTTAAGCTGGCTTGATTCTAAACAACCCAAATCGGTGGTTTTCATATGTTTTGGAACTGCAGTCGATTTCAATGCTGCTCAGTTAACGGAGATAGCTTTCGCCATTGAAGCCACAGGGCAGCACTTCATTTGGGTtgtgaagaaagaaaagagcaaCAATGAAGAGGATTGGTTGCCTGAAGGGTTTGAGGAGAGAACGGAAGGCAAGGGGCTTATGATAAGAGGATGGGCACCACAAGTGTTGATTCTTGACCATGAAGCAGTTGGCGCTTTTATGACTCATTGCGGATGGAATTCAACCCTGGAATGCGTCTCAGCTGGTTTGCCGATGGTGACGTGGCCAGTGTTCGCGGAGCAGTTCTACAATGAAAAACTGGTGACAGATGTTCTGAAGATTGGGGTGGGAGTTGGAACGAAAAAATGGAAAGAAGTGGTGGGGGATTTTGTGAAAAGAGATGCTATAGAGAAGGCGGTGAAGGAGATAATGGTGGGTGAAAAAGCAGAGGAAATGAGAAGCAGAGCCAAGGCACTAGGAGAAATGGCTAAAAGAGCTGTTGAAGAAGGAGGTTCATCCTTCCGTGATTTGAATGATCTGATTCAACAACTCAGCTCCCGACGCCGTTAA